GCAAGCGATTGGATCGGTGGATCGACGAGAACGTGATCGGTGAACCGCCTCGGGGCTTGACCTCGAGGCACCCGGCCTGATTTTTTGTAGACGCTCCCTCACCGCTCTGCCGTGCGAGTAACGTTTATCACTGTATCCCGAAAACTACCCAGAGATGTCACGCGACCCGTGTTTCATGTCAATGGTGGAGCTCGCGGAAGGAATCGCCGGTGGGGAGTTGTCCCCGATCGACGTTGTCGACGCGCATCTCGAGCGAATCAACCGTCGAAACGACGAACTGAGCGCGTACAGCACGGTCATCGACGAACGGGCACGAGCGGCCGCACGCGAGGCCCAGTTGGCGATCGAGCGGAATGAAGACACCGGCCCGTTGCACGGTGTTCCGATCGCGATCAAGGACCTCTTTGCGTTAAAAGCGGGCGTTCGTCACACGTTCGGATCGACGGTT
This is a stretch of genomic DNA from Natronorubrum sediminis. It encodes these proteins:
- a CDS encoding amidase, translated to MSRDPCFMSMVELAEGIAGGELSPIDVVDAHLERINRRNDELSAYSTVIDERARAAAREAQLAIERNEDTGPLHGVPIAIKDLFALKAGVRHTFGSTVFDDFVPDRTSPVVQRLEDAGAIIIGKTNTPEFGNRPTTDNDLVGITRNPFDTERTAGGSSGGSAAAVADGLAPAAQGSDAGGSVRIPAACCGV